The genomic window AAGTCATGTTAGTCGATCACAATGAAGCACAACAAAGTGTGGGTGATATCAAAGAGTTAGAAGTACTAGCAGTGGTAGATCATCACCGTATTGCAAACTTTGAAACAGCAAATCCTTTGTACTATCGTGCAGAACCTGTAGGATGTACAAACACAATTATCTTGAAAATCTTTAAAGAGCATGGTGTTGACATTCCAAAAGAGATTGCCGGAATGATGTTATCAGCTATTGTATCTGATTCATTACTATTCAAATCACCAACATGTACCGATGAAGATGTTAAAGCAGCAAAAGAATTAGCTGAGATTGCTGGTGTTGATTTAGAAAGCTATGGCTTAGAAATGCTTAAAGCAGGAACCAATCTTTCAACTAAAACAGCAGTGGAATTAATCAATGCAGATGCTAAAACATTCCCAATGGCTGATAAATCAGTTCGTATTGGTCAAGTAAACACAGTTGATGTGAATGATGTATTATCTCGTCAATCAGAATTAGAAGAAGCAATGGCAAAAGAAAATGCTGATAACGGATTTGACTTATTTGTATTAGTGATTACAAATATTTTAGACAGTGATTCAGTGATCCTTGTAGTAGGAGAGCCTAAAGAAAAAATAGAAACAGCATTTAATGTGACGCTTGAAAACAATACGGCAGAATTAGCTGGTGTTGTGTCACGTAAAAAACAAGTGGTACCACCATTAACAAACGCATTTAATGCATAAAACAACAAAGAGGAAAATCTCTGAGGAAACTTGGAGATTTTTTTAAACTGAGGAGGTCAGCTGTATGTATCGGTTGGTTACATTAAATAAAACACCAGCGAAAAGACAGTTAATGAAT from Vagococcus martis includes these protein-coding regions:
- a CDS encoding manganese-dependent inorganic pyrophosphatase, with translation MTKVLIFGHQNPDTDAIASAISFAYLQNKLGVNAEAVALGEPNEETAYALNHFKVDAPRVVESCANETTQVMLVDHNEAQQSVGDIKELEVLAVVDHHRIANFETANPLYYRAEPVGCTNTIILKIFKEHGVDIPKEIAGMMLSAIVSDSLLFKSPTCTDEDVKAAKELAEIAGVDLESYGLEMLKAGTNLSTKTAVELINADAKTFPMADKSVRIGQVNTVDVNDVLSRQSELEEAMAKENADNGFDLFVLVITNILDSDSVILVVGEPKEKIETAFNVTLENNTAELAGVVSRKKQVVPPLTNAFNA